A single window of Caldimicrobium thiodismutans DNA harbors:
- a CDS encoding bacterio-opsin activator encodes MVIRLEAPPVYEQEIEQMVTRVFFKAIELLGGLSKLAEFRTLTWLPSLARAASAVVLKEEYMKSDEEIAQKIGLTKNTVKNILRADPELALQKIKSLEELASEETKDLKVHTAGGIAKLAYKEIKEGHEAQTLLYYCSLVASEVAKALDVPWAYQILKRTKGIKYPIFSKEDLKERLAGLSIKGNPIEEILSSLHYPLKTPALLIHEIKEYLLMKEQA; translated from the coding sequence ATGGTAATCAGACTTGAAGCACCACCAGTATATGAACAGGAAATAGAGCAGATGGTTACCAGGGTCTTTTTTAAGGCTATAGAACTGCTGGGGGGCTTGAGTAAATTAGCTGAATTTAGAACTCTTACCTGGCTTCCATCCTTAGCCAGAGCTGCATCAGCAGTGGTGCTTAAAGAGGAATACATGAAAAGTGATGAGGAGATTGCTCAAAAAATTGGGCTGACAAAAAATACAGTTAAAAATATTTTAAGGGCAGATCCTGAACTTGCCCTGCAGAAGATTAAATCTCTTGAAGAGTTAGCCTCTGAAGAAACCAAGGATCTTAAGGTTCACACTGCGGGAGGGATTGCTAAATTAGCTTATAAAGAGATAAAAGAAGGGCATGAAGCCCAGACTCTTCTCTATTATTGCAGTCTGGTTGCCTCTGAAGTTGCTAAAGCTTTAGATGTCCCCTGGGCCTATCAAATACTAAAAAGAACAAAAGGCATAAAGTATCCAATTTTCTCTAAAGAGGACCTTAAAGAAAGATTAGCCGGGTTAAGTATTAAAGGTAATCCCATTGAAGAAATTCTGAGTTCTCTCCATTATCCTCTGAAAACCCCTGCTTTGCTAATCCATGAAATCAAGGAATATCTCCTTATGAAAGAACAGGCATAA
- a CDS encoding KaiC domain-containing protein encodes MNKISKSEYYSEEREKLSGFGEPDLKAIFKGGQALAKAPQIYGVPTGINGLDELFFLVTSEKGNIVKKPLGGIPAYSVFNITGISDTGKSLMVEQFAVKQASLGEKVAFVTVEAPANFVAISLKLRAEAMGLNFHNFEDNIILIDAASSSRLRDNLPDLLATLSYAIQQFGVKFTIIDSVTGLFETKEMLARAIVRRLFNFLKKFYQTALLVSQKRSGHEELTAEAAGGYAVGHIVDGTMVLAKELIDSPYKAKLYRKEMGQIVRLFRIDGCRMCGHDTKTHFLEILETGLVVIKDPVGGQK; translated from the coding sequence ATGAACAAGATAAGTAAAAGTGAATATTATTCAGAAGAAAGGGAAAAGCTTTCAGGGTTTGGTGAACCCGATTTAAAAGCTATATTTAAAGGTGGGCAGGCCTTAGCCAAAGCTCCTCAGATTTACGGAGTCCCTACAGGTATTAATGGCTTAGATGAGCTCTTTTTCTTAGTAACCTCTGAAAAGGGTAATATTGTTAAAAAACCACTGGGGGGTATTCCAGCTTATTCGGTTTTTAATATAACCGGGATCTCTGATACTGGTAAATCTCTTATGGTGGAACAATTTGCAGTAAAACAGGCCAGCCTTGGAGAAAAAGTAGCCTTTGTAACAGTTGAAGCTCCTGCCAATTTTGTTGCAATCTCCCTTAAATTAAGAGCAGAGGCTATGGGGCTTAATTTTCATAACTTTGAGGACAATATTATTCTGATTGATGCAGCAAGCTCAAGTAGATTAAGAGATAATTTACCAGATTTGCTGGCTACTTTATCATATGCCATTCAGCAATTTGGGGTAAAGTTTACTATTATTGACTCAGTAACTGGGCTATTTGAAACCAAAGAGATGTTAGCCCGGGCTATTGTGCGAAGGCTTTTTAACTTTTTAAAAAAATTTTATCAAACTGCCCTTCTGGTATCTCAGAAAAGGAGTGGCCATGAAGAGCTTACCGCTGAAGCTGCTGGTGGTTATGCTGTGGGACATATTGTTGACGGCACCATGGTTCTTGCCAAGGAACTTATTGATTCCCCATATAAGGCCAAACTTTATCGTAAAGAGATGGGACAAATCGTTAGGCTTTTTAGAATTGATGGCTGTAGAATGTGCGGTCACGATACCAAGACACATTTTCTGGAGATACTTGAAACAGGTTTAGTTGTTATTAAAGATCCAGTGGGAGGACAAAAATAA
- the resB gene encoding cytochrome c biogenesis protein ResB, with translation MKRILDELASARLAIVLFFVLAGISILGTIIPQGQPHEFYLTKYGQGLGKLILFFQIQDAYHSWWYISALFLFLANLIACSLKRLPFTLKLYKRDPAEVNPENLPNKVVVNLNGDIGRIKAYLQDVLALKSVNKTFEKGELFYKTQNRFSFFSVYVVHFSLVIVIIGALIGAFFGWRGNMNILEGETSNIVQPFRKKDPVQLDFSLKLNKFILETYPNGMPKEYISNVTVLDGNTTQSAIIKVNQPFKYKDVTFYQASYNVIPEFKVKVNFNGKIEEKILSPFNPLMLKERYSIALRDYGEAHGFIYLRLWILDEEEGQTREGMIISGFPPLEVSFSKDKFSIEYEDVAKLNYMTGLQAKRDPGNWVVYLGFILMMFGLFLVYYFDPKTVWAYLKQEEGGLKLILGAYAKRERESLRNRLTEIAEKIKKELSK, from the coding sequence ATGAAAAGAATCTTAGATGAGCTGGCATCTGCCAGATTAGCAATTGTTTTATTCTTTGTCCTTGCAGGTATTTCTATCTTAGGGACCATTATTCCACAGGGGCAACCTCATGAATTTTATCTCACCAAGTATGGTCAGGGCCTGGGTAAATTAATCCTTTTTTTTCAAATTCAAGATGCCTATCACTCATGGTGGTATATATCTGCTCTTTTTTTATTTTTGGCTAATCTAATTGCCTGTTCATTAAAGAGATTACCCTTTACTCTTAAGCTTTATAAAAGAGATCCTGCTGAAGTTAATCCTGAAAATTTACCGAACAAAGTGGTAGTTAATTTAAATGGAGATATCGGGCGCATAAAGGCCTATCTTCAAGATGTCCTTGCTTTAAAGAGTGTAAATAAAACTTTTGAAAAGGGGGAGCTTTTTTACAAGACCCAGAATAGATTTTCTTTTTTTTCCGTATATGTGGTCCACTTCTCCCTTGTTATTGTTATTATCGGAGCTTTAATAGGTGCCTTTTTTGGTTGGAGAGGCAATATGAATATTCTTGAGGGAGAAACCTCAAATATTGTTCAACCCTTTAGAAAAAAAGATCCTGTTCAGCTTGATTTTTCTCTTAAACTTAACAAATTCATTCTTGAGACCTATCCCAATGGAATGCCCAAGGAATATATTTCTAATGTGACCGTCCTTGATGGAAATACAACTCAATCTGCAATTATTAAGGTGAATCAACCTTTTAAGTATAAGGATGTAACTTTTTATCAGGCAAGTTACAATGTGATTCCAGAGTTTAAGGTAAAGGTTAATTTTAACGGGAAAATTGAGGAAAAGATTCTTTCACCCTTTAATCCTCTTATGCTTAAGGAGCGCTATTCTATCGCCCTACGAGACTATGGAGAGGCTCACGGGTTTATTTATTTAAGGCTCTGGATCCTTGATGAGGAGGAAGGGCAGACCAGAGAAGGGATGATAATTAGTGGATTTCCTCCCTTAGAGGTATCTTTTTCAAAAGATAAATTTTCTATTGAGTATGAGGATGTTGCTAAATTAAATTATATGACTGGTCTTCAGGCCAAAAGAGATCCCGGTAACTGGGTAGTTTATCTTGGATTTATTCTAATGATGTTTGGTCTCTTTTTGGTTTATTATTTTGACCCTAAAACCGTCTGGGCCTATCTTAAACAAGAGGAGGGTGGCCTTAAACTGATTTTAGGAGCCTATGCTAAAAGAGAACGCGAATCTTTACGGAATAGATTAACTGAGATTGCTGAGAAGATTAAAAAGGAGCTTTCTAAATAG
- a CDS encoding cation diffusion facilitator family transporter: MEIQELFNDSKALKLTWLSLGTSFFICVLKFLAYSVTGSVAIYSDAMESIINIFSAFFAMIGTKIAIKPSDREHPYGHTKIEYLVALLESLFIIFASITIFWKAYQRLFKPEAPETLGIGLILITLSLLLNGLLSLKIYKQGKKEASPILISHATHLFTDVLTTVGILIGILLAKLLNFWYLDPILAILVSLNILYLGYKILKDAINSLLDVSLCQEKIRDIHKIIESTIHKSSIHEAEIHDFKSRKAGRSGFVEFHLTVPGKISVQEAHDLCDEIERQIKTTHPEISVTIHLEPDTEKK, encoded by the coding sequence ATGGAAATACAAGAGCTTTTTAACGATTCCAAAGCCCTTAAATTGACCTGGCTAAGCCTTGGGACAAGTTTTTTTATTTGTGTCCTTAAATTTCTGGCCTATTCTGTGACAGGTTCTGTGGCTATCTATTCCGATGCTATGGAATCGATTATAAATATTTTCTCCGCTTTCTTTGCCATGATAGGAACAAAAATTGCAATAAAACCCTCAGACAGGGAACACCCTTATGGCCATACAAAGATAGAATATTTAGTTGCTCTATTAGAGAGTCTGTTTATTATTTTTGCCTCAATTACCATCTTCTGGAAGGCCTATCAGAGGCTATTTAAACCCGAAGCTCCTGAAACTCTCGGTATTGGTCTTATTCTTATTACCCTAAGCTTGCTTCTAAACGGACTTCTCTCTTTAAAAATATATAAACAAGGCAAAAAGGAGGCCTCTCCTATTCTTATTTCCCATGCCACCCATCTTTTTACTGATGTCCTCACAACCGTTGGAATTCTGATAGGTATCCTTTTAGCCAAATTACTTAACTTCTGGTATCTTGATCCTATTCTTGCCATATTGGTAAGTTTAAATATTCTATATCTGGGCTACAAGATCTTAAAAGATGCAATAAACTCTCTTCTGGATGTCAGTCTCTGTCAAGAAAAAATCAGAGATATCCATAAGATTATTGAGAGCACTATTCATAAAAGTTCTATCCACGAGGCAGAGATTCACGACTTTAAAAGTAGAAAAGCGGGAAGAAGTGGTTTTGTAGAGTTTCACTTAACTGTGCCAGGAAAAATTTCAGTTCAAGAGGCACACGATCTCTGCGATGAGATTGAAAGACAGATCAAGACTACCCATCCCGAGATATCGGTAACTATTCACCTTGAACCTGATACTGAGAAAAAGTAA
- a CDS encoding ABC transporter permease gives MKGFLAIYLREILLLKKRFFRVLLSFSINPLLYIMAFGIGLGKGIFLQGRSYLEFLIPGLISASSMLQAFAINVEINVARFYLKVFEEFQSAPLSSLSYALGEVFSGVTRAFLSVILILLLAQLFGGVKIQLNPLFFMIVFLNAFIFASLGLASAMTIKAHADQTLITNFIITPMMFLGGTFFPVENLPGFIKPIIEILPLTLVSHNLRSLAWGQGAQIKDILILCILALVFFVLSIYTIQRAKD, from the coding sequence ATGAAGGGTTTTTTAGCCATTTATCTCAGGGAAATTCTGCTTCTTAAAAAGCGTTTTTTCAGGGTTCTTTTATCTTTTTCCATTAATCCTCTACTTTATATTATGGCCTTTGGTATAGGGCTTGGAAAGGGAATTTTCCTTCAGGGTAGGTCTTACCTTGAATTTTTAATTCCTGGTCTGATTTCAGCAAGCAGCATGTTACAGGCCTTCGCTATAAATGTGGAAATCAATGTAGCAAGATTTTATCTCAAGGTCTTTGAGGAGTTTCAGAGTGCCCCTCTTTCTTCTTTAAGTTATGCTCTGGGAGAGGTTTTTTCAGGGGTAACCCGGGCTTTTCTTTCAGTTATTCTCATTCTTCTTTTGGCTCAGCTCTTTGGAGGTGTAAAGATTCAGTTAAATCCCCTCTTTTTTATGATAGTTTTTTTAAACGCCTTTATTTTTGCTTCTCTTGGGCTTGCATCTGCTATGACAATCAAAGCCCACGCAGACCAAACCTTAATTACAAACTTCATCATCACCCCCATGATGTTTCTTGGAGGCACCTTTTTTCCCGTCGAAAATCTACCAGGATTCATAAAACCAATTATTGAAATCCTACCTTTAACTCTAGTCTCCCATAATTTAAGAAGTCTTGCCTGGGGTCAAGGTGCACAGATCAAAGATATCCTCATCCTTTGCATACTCGCCCTTGTATTTTTTGTCCTTTCAATTTATACTATACAGAGGGCAAAAGACTAA
- a CDS encoding ABC transporter ATP-binding protein, producing the protein MIINVLEVINLRKSYGEREALKGISFNLQKGELFSLLGPNGAGKTTTLRILAGLTTPSSGEIKIFGKSLNGNHLWAKTKIGLVPQQINLDLELSCEENLLIHGLLFKMEFSAIRKKTDELLELAGLKDRKKSRVKELSGGLRRRLLIIRALLHSPEILLLDEPTVGLDPSIRRKIWSFIKQIQGQGTTILLTTHYMEEAEVLSDRVAFISQGKIIEIDTPVNFIKGLGEVALDVFSEKGLITYYFKDKKTAESGFLQYSERNNFVSMRKITLEDVFVKLTEKEGI; encoded by the coding sequence ATGATTATTAATGTCCTTGAGGTTATAAATTTAAGAAAATCTTATGGAGAAAGAGAGGCCTTAAAGGGAATTTCCTTTAACCTTCAAAAGGGTGAGCTCTTTTCCCTTCTCGGTCCAAATGGTGCAGGGAAAACAACTACCCTTAGAATTCTTGCAGGACTTACTACCCCCTCTTCTGGAGAAATAAAAATCTTTGGTAAATCTCTTAATGGAAATCACCTCTGGGCCAAAACAAAAATAGGGCTTGTTCCTCAACAAATAAATCTTGATCTTGAGCTAAGCTGTGAGGAAAATCTATTAATTCATGGGCTTCTTTTTAAAATGGAGTTTTCTGCAATTCGTAAAAAGACAGATGAACTTCTTGAACTTGCAGGACTTAAGGATAGAAAAAAATCCAGGGTCAAGGAACTTTCTGGAGGTTTAAGAAGAAGACTTCTTATAATTAGAGCCCTTTTGCATTCCCCTGAAATACTCCTTCTTGATGAACCCACAGTTGGTCTTGATCCAAGTATACGCAGAAAAATCTGGAGCTTTATAAAGCAAATTCAAGGTCAAGGAACTACTATCTTACTTACCACTCATTATATGGAAGAGGCAGAGGTTTTATCCGATAGGGTTGCCTTTATATCCCAGGGAAAAATTATAGAGATTGATACTCCCGTTAACTTTATCAAAGGCTTAGGAGAGGTAGCTCTGGATGTTTTTTCTGAAAAGGGACTTATAACCTATTATTTTAAAGATAAAAAAACCGCTGAATCCGGTTTTCTCCAATATTCGGAGAGAAATAATTTTGTAAGTATGCGAAAAATAACCTTAGAAGATGTCTTTGTAAAACTTACGGAGAAAGAAGGGATATGA
- the uvrC gene encoding excinuclease ABC subunit UvrC, translating to MLKVNLQEIPQSSGIYLFKGPRGEVLYVGKAKDLRARLSNYFKGQPLSPKIYRLLEQAQSIEYFLTQTEKEALLLEATFIKKYRPKYNVLLKDDKNYPLLRLSLQEEYPALQIVRKRKKGDQALYFGPFTSARGLREILKLLSKTFPLRKCSLAEMKRRKTPCIYFQIKKCLAPCVRNVPKEEYQKLVDAVVEFFQGRGAELLKKLKKEMEALAENLEFERAAFLRDRIADLKELLERQAVVLSQPLDLDLWEKVSEREKDFFIVLFIRYGYLYGYQTFQTKKPLNGEDALSKALLQFYLEGKIIPDKIYVPEDFEDRSEYEKILSEMSSKPVQIKTLPAEREYQYLKEVAKKNLENFVLSEKRKEKPWYAGLSDELKKVFRLVDDPNSIEAIDLSQYYGKARVGAIVAFYEGEPYKKGYRYYRIKGQGKDDFSMLYEVVYRRLRRGLEENNLPDLLLIDGGKGHLETALKAAEDLGIKHISIRSVAKNQRREPEKVFIPGRKNPLFLPKHKEVYHLIGRIMAEAHRFAQSFAERSLKRESIFSGLENISGIGPKRREVLLKTFGSLEEIKEASLEEIARLPGFNKKLAQILKEALAKPH from the coding sequence ATGCTTAAGGTAAACCTACAGGAGATTCCTCAGAGCTCAGGGATTTATCTTTTTAAAGGTCCAAGGGGAGAGGTTCTCTATGTAGGAAAGGCTAAGGACTTAAGAGCAAGACTTTCCAACTATTTTAAAGGTCAGCCCCTCTCTCCTAAAATTTACCGTCTCCTTGAGCAAGCCCAGAGTATAGAGTATTTTCTCACTCAAACGGAAAAAGAAGCCCTTTTACTTGAGGCAACCTTTATAAAAAAGTATAGACCAAAGTATAATGTGCTTCTTAAAGATGACAAAAATTATCCTCTCCTTCGCCTCTCTTTACAGGAGGAATATCCTGCCCTTCAAATAGTTAGAAAGAGAAAAAAGGGTGATCAAGCCTTATATTTTGGCCCCTTTACCTCAGCCCGTGGTCTAAGAGAGATATTAAAGCTTCTTTCTAAGACCTTTCCTCTTAGAAAATGTAGTCTTGCTGAAATGAAACGCAGAAAAACTCCCTGTATTTATTTTCAGATCAAAAAGTGTTTAGCACCCTGTGTTAGAAATGTCCCCAAAGAGGAGTATCAGAAACTTGTGGATGCTGTGGTTGAATTTTTTCAAGGCAGAGGGGCTGAGTTACTTAAAAAATTAAAAAAAGAGATGGAAGCTTTAGCAGAAAATCTTGAATTTGAGCGAGCTGCTTTCCTTCGGGATCGTATAGCAGATCTTAAAGAGCTTCTGGAAAGGCAGGCGGTTGTTTTAAGTCAACCTCTGGACCTTGACCTCTGGGAAAAAGTCTCTGAAAGAGAGAAGGATTTTTTTATAGTGCTTTTTATTCGCTATGGCTATCTCTATGGTTATCAGACCTTTCAGACAAAGAAACCACTCAATGGGGAAGATGCTCTTTCAAAGGCCCTTTTGCAGTTTTACTTGGAGGGAAAAATTATTCCGGATAAAATTTATGTCCCTGAAGACTTTGAGGATAGATCTGAGTATGAAAAGATTTTGAGTGAAATGAGTTCAAAGCCAGTTCAAATCAAGACCCTTCCTGCAGAGAGAGAATATCAATATTTGAAGGAAGTAGCCAAGAAAAATCTTGAAAATTTTGTCCTTTCTGAAAAAAGAAAGGAGAAACCCTGGTATGCAGGGCTCTCGGATGAGCTTAAGAAAGTTTTTCGCTTAGTGGATGACCCAAATAGTATAGAAGCCATAGATTTGTCTCAATATTATGGAAAGGCAAGGGTAGGGGCTATAGTTGCCTTCTATGAAGGAGAACCATACAAGAAGGGATATCGCTATTACAGGATTAAAGGACAGGGAAAAGATGATTTTTCTATGCTCTATGAGGTAGTTTACCGTCGCTTACGAAGGGGTCTTGAGGAAAATAATCTTCCAGATTTACTCCTTATTGATGGAGGAAAAGGGCACTTAGAGACTGCCCTCAAAGCCGCAGAAGATTTGGGTATTAAGCACATATCTATACGAAGTGTGGCTAAAAACCAAAGACGGGAACCAGAAAAGGTTTTTATACCGGGGCGAAAAAATCCCCTTTTCTTACCCAAACACAAAGAGGTTTATCATCTGATTGGAAGGATTATGGCAGAAGCTCATCGTTTTGCCCAAAGTTTTGCAGAAAGGTCACTAAAAAGAGAAAGTATTTTCTCAGGGCTTGAAAATATATCTGGCATTGGTCCAAAAAGAAGGGAAGTTTTGCTTAAAACCTTTGGAAGTCTTGAAGAAATAAAGGAAGCCTCTCTTGAAGAAATAGCAAGGCTTCCTGGATTTAATAAAAAATTAGCTCAAATCTTAAAAGAGGCTCTTGCTAAACCGCATTAA
- a CDS encoding TRASH domain-containing protein: MPLKVKEKGKRLVKCSWCGKTITGEPLSVKTCCVNKPWHFCGETCYKQFTAKWTKNQDALSKKKSVLRKGII, from the coding sequence ATGCCTCTAAAGGTAAAGGAAAAGGGAAAAAGGCTGGTTAAGTGCTCCTGGTGTGGTAAAACCATTACTGGAGAGCCCCTTTCAGTAAAAACTTGCTGCGTAAATAAACCCTGGCACTTTTGTGGAGAGACCTGTTATAAACAATTTACAGCGAAGTGGACAAAAAATCAGGATGCCCTTTCTAAAAAGAAAAGTGTCCTGCGTAAGGGAATAATTTAA
- a CDS encoding sulfide-dependent adenosine diphosphate thiazole synthase has protein sequence MELQINQAIIREGMRDLEDFSDVDVLIAGAGPSGLTAAKYLAERGFKVLIYERRLSFGGGIGGGGNMIPKIVVQTEALPIVEDFKIRAKKVENGFFTIDPAELIAKLATGALDAGAKIFLGVNVDDVIVRDAPPRVVGVLWHWTAIQLSGLHVDPLYTHCKALVDATGHDAELIAIAGRKNPELGIEMAGEKSNWSEVSERLVVEHTGRVAQGLYVTGIAVCAVYGLPRMGPIFGGMLMSGKKLAEIIEKDLKNASKGKGKGKKAG, from the coding sequence ATGGAACTTCAGATTAATCAGGCTATCATTCGTGAAGGAATGAGAGATCTTGAAGATTTTAGTGATGTAGATGTTCTTATTGCAGGGGCAGGTCCTTCAGGATTAACAGCAGCTAAATATTTAGCGGAAAGAGGGTTTAAGGTCTTGATCTATGAAAGAAGGCTTTCTTTTGGGGGTGGAATTGGTGGTGGGGGCAATATGATTCCTAAGATAGTTGTTCAGACAGAGGCCTTACCCATTGTTGAAGACTTTAAAATTAGAGCTAAAAAAGTGGAAAACGGCTTTTTCACCATAGACCCAGCGGAACTTATTGCCAAGCTTGCGACTGGTGCTCTTGATGCAGGGGCAAAAATATTCTTAGGCGTGAATGTGGATGATGTAATCGTAAGAGATGCGCCTCCCAGAGTGGTAGGCGTTCTCTGGCACTGGACAGCTATTCAGCTTTCAGGTCTACATGTAGATCCTCTTTACACCCATTGTAAGGCTTTGGTTGATGCTACTGGCCATGATGCTGAGCTGATTGCCATTGCAGGTAGAAAAAATCCTGAACTTGGAATTGAAATGGCTGGAGAAAAATCAAACTGGAGTGAGGTCTCAGAAAGACTGGTGGTTGAGCATACAGGAAGAGTTGCCCAAGGCCTTTATGTTACCGGGATTGCAGTATGTGCGGTTTATGGGCTTCCAAGAATGGGCCCAATTTTTGGCGGGATGCTTATGAGCGGAAAAAAATTGGCTGAAATTATAGAAAAGGATTTAAAAAATGCCTCTAAAGGTAAAGGAAAAGGGAAAAAGGCTGGTTAA
- a CDS encoding B12-binding domain-containing radical SAM protein yields the protein MRALLIYPAYPNTFWSFRHALKLIHKKATHPPLGLLTVASLLPKDWKLEIVDLNVNPLSEEVLKKADLVLISAMSVQRDSTDEVIKRAKALGKKVLAGGPLFSTFWRDYEDRVDHLILDEAEITLPRFLVDWEKGNHQKIYRADGEYADLTKSPIPSYHLLNFSPYTSMCIQYSRGCPFNCDFCDVTNLFGHAVRTKSTEQILMELENLYSLGWRGSVFFVDDNFIGGKRKVKEEVLPALIKWQEMHKYPFYFYTQVSINLADDEELRELMVKAGFNSVFIGIETPNEKSLEEAQKKQNLQRDLVENIKKIQKSGLEVMGGFILGFDQDPPDIFEKLINFIQESKIIIAMVGLLNAPPGTKLYQRLLTEGRIKPIFKGDNTDISTNILPKMDYNKLIEGYKKVIRELYNSKAYYKRIEDFLDSFSIKSKFTIDRHYLKFNYGYLLGLGKILLKFGLLEKNKFNFWKIFLKCFIKKREGLSLILAQIASGYHFREIFKEAFENPKG from the coding sequence ATGAGGGCCCTTTTAATTTATCCAGCTTATCCTAATACCTTCTGGAGTTTTAGACACGCTTTAAAACTGATTCATAAAAAAGCTACGCATCCCCCGTTGGGTTTACTTACAGTTGCCAGCCTACTTCCAAAGGATTGGAAATTAGAGATCGTGGATTTAAATGTAAACCCTCTTTCAGAAGAGGTGTTAAAAAAGGCTGATTTAGTTCTTATAAGTGCAATGTCTGTCCAGAGAGACTCAACTGATGAAGTCATTAAAAGGGCTAAAGCCCTTGGTAAAAAAGTCTTGGCAGGGGGGCCTCTTTTTAGCACTTTCTGGAGGGATTATGAGGATAGAGTAGATCATCTTATTTTAGATGAGGCAGAAATTACTCTTCCCAGGTTTTTAGTAGACTGGGAAAAGGGTAACCATCAAAAAATTTACAGAGCTGATGGAGAATATGCAGATCTTACTAAAAGCCCCATCCCCAGTTATCACCTTCTTAACTTTTCCCCTTACACCAGTATGTGTATCCAGTATTCCAGAGGTTGTCCCTTCAATTGTGATTTTTGTGATGTAACTAATCTTTTTGGCCACGCCGTTAGAACTAAAAGCACTGAACAAATACTTATGGAACTTGAAAATCTCTATTCCTTAGGGTGGAGAGGTTCGGTTTTTTTTGTAGACGATAATTTCATCGGGGGAAAGCGTAAAGTAAAGGAGGAGGTTCTACCCGCCTTAATTAAATGGCAAGAGATGCATAAATACCCTTTTTACTTTTATACACAGGTATCCATTAATCTTGCTGATGATGAGGAATTAAGGGAGCTCATGGTAAAAGCTGGTTTTAACTCTGTTTTTATTGGCATTGAAACACCCAATGAAAAAAGTTTAGAAGAAGCTCAGAAAAAACAGAATCTACAAAGGGACCTGGTAGAAAATATAAAAAAGATTCAGAAATCAGGACTTGAAGTGATGGGAGGATTTATTCTTGGTTTTGATCAAGACCCTCCTGATATCTTTGAAAAACTTATTAATTTTATTCAAGAAAGTAAAATAATTATTGCTATGGTAGGCCTCCTTAACGCCCCTCCTGGGACTAAACTTTATCAAAGGCTGCTAACTGAAGGACGCATAAAACCAATCTTTAAAGGTGATAATACAGATATATCTACAAATATCCTTCCCAAGATGGATTATAATAAACTCATAGAGGGATATAAAAAAGTGATCCGAGAGCTCTATAATTCTAAGGCTTATTATAAAAGAATTGAAGACTTTTTAGATAGTTTTTCTATCAAAAGTAAATTCACGATTGATAGACATTATTTAAAGTTTAACTATGGTTATCTTCTTGGTTTAGGAAAAATTCTATTGAAATTTGGTCTGCTTGAGAAAAATAAATTTAATTTTTGGAAAATTTTCTTAAAATGTTTCATTAAAAAAAGAGAAGGCCTCTCCTTAATTTTAGCCCAGATTGCAAGTGGCTATCACTTTAGAGAAATCTTCAAAGAGGCCTTTGAAAACCCAAAAGGTTAA